Proteins found in one Lutimonas zeaxanthinifaciens genomic segment:
- a CDS encoding MutS-related protein, which yields MTKPISFYQSEKSRLEHIGNTLKSQLKFIGLLRTGLFLTLVISSYFLIAQTSLLIILLSLGSILFLILVLKYQKIRKKRKLSGHLLDINLEEIQILQGKFHQFPSGLEFSDSYHYYSNDIDLFGQGSFFQFLNRTATLSGKSKLASLLLENSIDQIELKQSVVRELSQKVCWRQNFLAQARMVRNETKPELIISWIKNHKAFLPGYMRMVALIFSSLSLIFLILAAFSVMSFYLLVIWFFGGLMITLPYFKRINTLYLTSGKIKNTFKQYESLLSQIESLEINAILAREQQNKIHSDDKKASKIFKEFSNILDAFDQRNNMLFGILGNGFLLWDIKNTNRIDTWISQYRHQVEHWFEVIAYFDAQISLSNYVFNHPDHNFSTIVKTNQIMEARELGHPLIHKDQRVSNDYNITEKEFHIITGANMAGKSTFLRTVSLALVMTNVGLPVCAKSMTYSPMKLITSMRTSDSLKDDSSYFYAEIKRLRFIVESMKNESYFIILDEILKGTNSRDKALGSIKFVEKLINSGSSGIIATHDLSLCEIQKKFGQVQNKYFDASIQNEELFFDYKLKEGVCKNMNASFLLKKMEII from the coding sequence ATGACAAAACCAATATCCTTCTACCAATCAGAAAAAAGCAGATTGGAACACATTGGAAACACACTAAAATCACAACTGAAATTTATAGGGCTTCTTAGGACCGGACTCTTTTTAACGCTGGTAATTTCAAGTTATTTCCTGATAGCTCAGACCTCGTTACTTATAATTCTTCTGAGTTTAGGCTCAATCCTTTTTCTGATACTTGTTCTCAAATACCAAAAGATCCGAAAAAAAAGGAAGTTATCCGGACATTTGTTAGATATAAACCTCGAGGAAATTCAAATTTTGCAAGGAAAATTTCATCAGTTCCCTTCGGGTTTGGAATTTTCAGATTCTTATCACTACTATAGCAACGACATTGATCTTTTTGGACAAGGCTCTTTTTTTCAATTCCTAAATAGGACAGCCACCCTTTCGGGAAAATCGAAACTTGCCTCCCTGCTGCTTGAAAACAGCATTGATCAAATAGAGCTGAAACAATCTGTTGTGCGTGAACTGTCACAAAAAGTCTGCTGGAGGCAAAATTTCCTTGCTCAAGCCAGAATGGTCAGGAATGAAACCAAGCCTGAACTTATTATTTCCTGGATAAAGAATCACAAAGCCTTTCTTCCAGGATATATGAGAATGGTAGCCCTGATCTTTAGTTCACTTTCACTTATCTTTTTGATCCTGGCAGCTTTTTCCGTGATGTCTTTTTACCTGCTTGTAATTTGGTTCTTTGGTGGATTGATGATCACTCTACCCTATTTTAAAAGAATAAATACCCTATACCTAACATCAGGCAAGATTAAAAATACCTTTAAACAATATGAATCCTTATTAAGCCAGATAGAATCTCTTGAAATAAATGCCATACTCGCAAGGGAGCAACAAAACAAAATACACTCCGACGATAAGAAAGCTTCAAAAATTTTTAAAGAATTTTCAAATATTCTCGATGCTTTCGATCAAAGAAATAATATGCTTTTCGGAATTCTTGGAAACGGATTCCTGTTATGGGACATAAAAAATACGAATAGAATAGATACCTGGATTTCACAATACAGGCATCAGGTAGAGCATTGGTTCGAGGTTATAGCTTACTTTGACGCCCAAATCTCATTATCAAATTATGTTTTTAATCATCCCGATCATAATTTCAGCACAATAGTTAAAACAAATCAAATTATGGAGGCCAGGGAGCTCGGTCATCCTTTGATCCACAAAGATCAGCGAGTTTCAAATGATTATAACATCACAGAAAAGGAATTTCATATTATTACCGGTGCCAATATGGCGGGTAAGAGCACATTTTTAAGGACGGTTTCTCTCGCCCTGGTCATGACAAATGTTGGGTTGCCGGTCTGTGCAAAAAGTATGACATACAGTCCTATGAAATTGATAACCAGCATGAGAACCAGTGACTCACTAAAAGATGACAGCTCTTACTTTTATGCCGAAATCAAGCGATTGAGATTTATAGTGGAGTCCATGAAAAATGAATCGTATTTCATTATCCTTGATGAGATCCTTAAGGGAACAAACAGCAGGGATAAAGCCCTGGGGTCAATAAAATTTGTCGAAAAACTTATTAATTCAGGCTCTTCCGGAATCATCGCCACTCATGATCTTAGCTTATGTGAAATCCAAAAAAAATTCGGTCAGGTTCAGAACAAGTATTTTGATGCTTCCATTCAAAATGAGGAATTGTTCTTTGACTATAAGTTAAAAGAAGGTGTTTGCAAAAACATGAATGCGTCATTTCTATTAAAAAAAATGGAAATTATTTAA
- a CDS encoding HesA/MoeB/ThiF family protein, with protein MKDLKKNMFIRQTTLPELGQKGQERLNSAKIAVIGCGGLGSAAAVYLAGSGIGHIHLIDYDLIDQSNLHRQVFYRFDQVGESKAKVLSDHISSLNPFVKTSIGNLALTKETIHSKLSEFPLIIDCTDSLSTKYLLNDYCVLYDKVLVYGSLYKHDGYVGVFNLEIENVRTSNLRDAFPEMPKNHVPNCSEIGTLNPIVGMIGIMQANEVIKIVTGLGEPLINGILIYNTLENSQYKMNLNPGFSKSKIKSFYDYQSYFDPACESQERSLLIEGFELKERLSTEKLKIISVIENDEVNHPFKVDLRMPLKKFDAEKLESFQNYDVVVVCHKGISSYSVTKRIKKEFPDMKVLSLKGGIDKFQ; from the coding sequence ATGAAAGATCTCAAAAAGAATATGTTTATCCGACAAACTACCTTGCCTGAATTAGGCCAAAAGGGCCAGGAACGTTTGAATTCGGCCAAAATCGCTGTTATTGGTTGTGGTGGATTGGGAAGTGCTGCTGCCGTATATCTTGCAGGAAGCGGAATCGGGCATATTCATCTTATTGATTACGATCTAATTGATCAAAGTAACCTTCATCGTCAGGTTTTTTACCGTTTTGACCAGGTTGGAGAAAGTAAGGCTAAAGTGTTGTCAGATCATATTTCTTCTTTAAATCCTTTTGTAAAAACCAGTATCGGGAATCTGGCCTTGACTAAAGAAACAATTCATTCAAAATTATCTGAATTCCCTCTAATAATTGATTGTACAGATAGTTTATCGACTAAATATCTTTTAAACGACTACTGTGTGCTTTATGACAAGGTATTGGTTTATGGTTCTTTATACAAGCATGACGGATATGTAGGCGTATTCAATTTGGAAATTGAAAACGTTCGTACATCGAATTTGAGAGATGCTTTTCCTGAAATGCCAAAAAACCATGTCCCCAATTGTTCTGAGATAGGAACCCTAAATCCAATTGTGGGAATGATTGGTATCATGCAGGCCAATGAAGTCATTAAAATTGTGACAGGATTAGGAGAGCCTCTAATCAACGGTATTCTCATTTACAATACACTTGAAAATTCACAATACAAAATGAACCTCAACCCCGGTTTTTCAAAATCAAAAATCAAATCCTTCTATGATTACCAATCCTATTTTGACCCGGCTTGTGAATCCCAGGAAAGGTCACTGTTAATTGAAGGCTTTGAATTGAAAGAAAGACTATCCACAGAAAAATTAAAAATAATCTCGGTAATTGAAAACGATGAGGTAAATCATCCGTTTAAGGTGGACCTGAGAATGCCTTTAAAAAAATTTGATGCGGAAAAGTTAGAGTCTTTTCAAAATTATGATGTTGTTGTGGTCTGTCATAAAGGTATCTCTAGTTATTCAGTAACTAAACGTATAAAAAAAGAATTCCCTGACATGAAAGTCTTAAGTCTGAAAGGCGGCATTGACAAGTTCCAATAA
- a CDS encoding NTP transferase domain-containing protein, whose translation MKNHRKHAKLTRRKTGEIGSFELAILGTKCSLIKELVREVSSRINSNFKVAYADASHDKNLEAPVFDEFVFHSSGNLSSNSDFEKNPYTDKLLFSNYDLVFINGNHYPGNKQILILDPDKEASILKRLDQINDIAFLINLNHNSRIFDFLKDKHQDIEKLKTYSIHDLENISLHVEKLIQQNIAPLHGLVLAGGKSERMGKDKGLLDYFGKSQRLYSIEMLEKLNLKSYMSVRKEQQINQDNLIEDKFIGLGPFGAICSAFQYNPNNAWLVLATDLPYADEKLIRNLIDQRDPSKVATALKGKNKRFPEPLITIWEPRAYPLMLHFMAMGISCPRKVLINSDVKIVEVDDDYIVNVNTPEEFSVVKKSLEK comes from the coding sequence ATGAAGAATCATCGAAAACACGCAAAGCTCACTCGACGAAAAACTGGAGAGATTGGTTCCTTTGAACTCGCTATTCTTGGCACAAAATGTTCTTTGATCAAAGAGCTTGTAAGAGAAGTTTCTTCAAGGATAAATTCGAATTTTAAAGTAGCCTATGCAGATGCCTCTCATGATAAAAATCTGGAGGCACCGGTTTTTGATGAATTTGTTTTTCATTCCTCCGGAAATCTCAGTTCAAATTCTGACTTTGAAAAAAACCCCTACACGGATAAATTGTTATTCTCAAACTATGACTTGGTTTTTATAAACGGAAATCATTATCCCGGCAATAAACAAATATTGATACTTGATCCGGATAAAGAGGCCTCCATCTTAAAAAGATTGGATCAGATCAATGACATTGCCTTCCTTATCAATTTAAATCACAATTCCAGGATTTTTGATTTTCTAAAAGACAAACACCAGGATATTGAAAAATTGAAAACCTATTCCATTCATGATCTGGAAAATATTAGTTTACATGTTGAGAAATTGATTCAACAGAATATTGCTCCGCTACATGGTTTAGTGCTTGCGGGTGGTAAAAGTGAACGGATGGGAAAAGACAAGGGTCTTTTAGATTATTTCGGCAAGTCACAGCGCTTGTATTCAATAGAAATGCTTGAGAAACTCAATTTGAAGTCATATATGTCGGTCAGAAAGGAGCAACAGATCAATCAGGACAACCTTATTGAAGATAAATTCATTGGACTTGGTCCTTTTGGAGCAATTTGTTCAGCTTTTCAGTATAATCCAAATAACGCCTGGCTCGTATTGGCAACTGACCTGCCTTATGCTGATGAAAAATTGATACGGAATTTGATTGATCAAAGAGATCCAAGCAAGGTTGCCACCGCCCTAAAAGGGAAAAACAAGCGTTTTCCAGAGCCTCTGATCACGATTTGGGAACCAAGGGCCTATCCGCTCATGTTACATTTCATGGCCATGGGGATATCATGTCCTCGAAAAGTTCTGATCAATTCAGATGTAAAAATTGTTGAAGTCGATGATGATTACATTGTAAACGTAAATACTCCTGAGGAGTTTTCCGTGGTTAAAAAAAGTTTAGAAAAATAA
- the moaC gene encoding cyclic pyranopterin monophosphate synthase MoaC, which translates to MSKFSHIDKDNKPKMVNVSAKKITKRMASAQALMYLGTDIISLLTDDEIQTKKGPVFQTAVIAGIQAVKKTADLIPMCHPLPLDGIKIDIEIINKEELKILCTVEMEGKTGVEMEALTGASVSALTVYDMCKAISQKMIIKEVKLLEKRGGKSDIGL; encoded by the coding sequence TTGAGTAAATTTTCACATATTGATAAGGACAATAAACCGAAAATGGTAAATGTTAGTGCAAAAAAAATTACCAAACGAATGGCTTCGGCGCAGGCTTTGATGTATTTAGGGACAGACATCATTAGTCTCCTTACCGACGATGAGATCCAAACCAAAAAAGGGCCGGTTTTTCAAACAGCTGTTATTGCCGGAATTCAGGCTGTTAAGAAAACAGCCGATCTGATTCCTATGTGTCACCCTTTACCCCTTGATGGAATCAAAATTGATATTGAAATCATTAATAAAGAGGAGCTCAAAATTCTTTGCACCGTGGAAATGGAGGGTAAAACCGGTGTAGAAATGGAAGCTCTGACAGGAGCCAGCGTTTCTGCCCTGACCGTATATGATATGTGCAAAGCTATCTCTCAGAAAATGATCATTAAGGAAGTAAAACTTCTCGAAAAAAGAGGAGGTAAATCTGATATAGGTCTATGA